The following coding sequences lie in one Haladaptatus sp. DJG-WS-42 genomic window:
- a CDS encoding cupin domain-containing protein, whose translation MGYRKSTPNDVDSLIPEEWGGMWMFRNSLESEVVGLSVMELEPGGKNKPHDHESDGEEEVYCVVDGEVTITVGVEAVTLGENEALRVDPGEHRQIENTGDERARLVIAGAGRPA comes from the coding sequence ATGGGATACCGAAAATCGACCCCCAACGACGTTGACTCGCTGATTCCCGAAGAATGGGGCGGCATGTGGATGTTCCGCAACTCGCTCGAAAGCGAGGTCGTTGGCCTCTCGGTGATGGAACTCGAACCGGGCGGGAAAAACAAGCCACACGACCACGAATCGGACGGCGAAGAGGAAGTTTATTGCGTCGTAGACGGTGAGGTGACGATTACCGTTGGCGTGGAAGCAGTCACGCTCGGTGAAAACGAGGCGCTTCGCGTTGATCCGGGAGAACACCGCCAAATCGAAAATACCGGCGACGAACGCGCCCGACTCGTCATCGCAGGCGCGGGTCGACCTGCGTAG
- a CDS encoding FAD-binding oxidoreductase, translating to MTQTTLVTRDGSTTTLSAETVEAFRQQLRGPLFTPEEAGFEDATRIWNGMVEKTPALVVQPTGTADVVAAVNFARENDILVSVKGGGHNIGGTALADGGLTIDMSQLCGVIVDADRRQVTAQAGCKLGDVDRETQLYSLATPLGFISETGIAGLTLGGGFGYLTRRFGWAVDNLLEVEIVTADGEVRRANSETNDDLFWALRGAGHNFGIVTSFTYRLHEVGPTVYGGLIAWPAARAEEVLATYRELTATAPPELTVFQVLMRAPPAPFVPKEAHGERICAFAVCYTGDLDKVDDALAPIRALGDPVVDLLQPQPYAQLQSSLDDTEPKGQHYYWKTEFAAELTAAFQATLAELAAECPIPGGQLVLAHIGGAINDRADDDGAIGNRDVRFVYGAAGMWEPDNPNADEFRQWVKDAGTRLQPFSTGGNYINFQTAEDGEERVRATYGANYDRLVELKQTYDPDNVFRVNRNIRPQARAERP from the coding sequence ATGACACAAACGACGCTCGTGACACGAGACGGTTCGACGACGACGCTATCAGCAGAGACGGTCGAAGCCTTCCGCCAACAGCTCCGCGGCCCGCTGTTCACACCCGAAGAAGCCGGATTCGAGGACGCCACCCGTATCTGGAACGGCATGGTCGAGAAAACCCCCGCGCTCGTCGTCCAACCAACGGGCACCGCAGACGTGGTTGCTGCCGTAAACTTCGCCCGCGAGAACGACATCCTCGTCTCGGTGAAGGGCGGCGGCCACAACATCGGTGGGACGGCACTCGCAGATGGTGGCCTGACTATCGATATGTCACAACTGTGCGGCGTCATCGTCGACGCCGACCGACGACAGGTCACGGCACAGGCTGGCTGCAAACTCGGCGATGTCGACAGAGAGACGCAACTCTACAGCCTCGCCACGCCGCTCGGATTCATCTCCGAGACCGGTATCGCTGGCTTGACGCTCGGCGGTGGGTTTGGCTATCTAACCCGCCGTTTCGGATGGGCCGTCGACAACCTGCTCGAAGTCGAAATCGTCACCGCAGACGGGGAGGTCCGCCGCGCCAACAGCGAGACGAACGACGACCTCTTCTGGGCCCTTCGCGGTGCTGGCCACAACTTCGGCATCGTCACCTCGTTCACCTATCGCCTCCACGAGGTCGGCCCGACCGTCTACGGCGGCCTCATCGCGTGGCCCGCAGCGCGTGCGGAAGAAGTTCTTGCTACCTATCGAGAGCTAACCGCCACTGCACCGCCAGAACTGACCGTCTTTCAGGTGCTCATGCGCGCCCCGCCAGCGCCCTTCGTTCCCAAAGAGGCACACGGTGAGCGTATCTGTGCATTCGCCGTTTGCTATACCGGCGACCTCGACAAAGTCGACGACGCACTCGCCCCGATTCGAGCACTGGGCGACCCCGTCGTAGACCTGCTTCAGCCACAACCGTACGCCCAACTCCAATCCTCGCTGGACGACACCGAGCCAAAGGGCCAGCACTACTACTGGAAAACGGAGTTCGCCGCCGAACTGACCGCGGCGTTCCAAGCGACGCTCGCAGAACTGGCCGCGGAGTGTCCGATTCCAGGCGGCCAACTGGTTCTCGCCCACATCGGTGGGGCCATCAACGACCGAGCCGACGACGATGGCGCAATCGGCAACCGGGACGTCCGATTCGTCTACGGCGCAGCCGGAATGTGGGAACCAGACAACCCCAACGCAGACGAGTTCCGCCAGTGGGTCAAAGATGCTGGAACCCGGCTCCAGCCGTTCTCGACCGGTGGGAACTACATCAATTTCCAAACCGCAGAAGATGGCGAAGAACGCGTACGGGCAACCTACGGCGCGAACTACGACCGACTCGTCGAGCTCAAGCAAACGTACGACCCGGACAACGTGTTCCGGGTGAACCGGAACATTCGGCCACAGGCGAGAGCCGAGCGACCCTGA
- a CDS encoding amidohydrolase family protein: MPADLRIVNSRVVTPAGTISGGVAVEDGKITAVGSKETLPEADEEIDAEQNHLIPGIICPHNHMGLSAGYENDYHTQFELDMETETRACLKGGVTSFFTFLLQEEPYMSDMDFFVNTGEEQSYIDFGFHAIIHQDHHVEEIEQLADDAGIRSFKLFFNMYKKSAPELGIGHSDAGRVYEVFRKTSDMGGAVVMFHAENDDLLQKTIPQVRDEEGRDSLRAWADSSPGIAQAMQVEQIGMLCEETDATAYVVHNSAKETIPVLEKYQNRGVQLYGETLPSFLANHCEDEDVGLWGKISPPIRYKEDQEALWAGLRTGALQHVGTDHCPYPREFKGERNGSFWEGPPGDQGLQTFLPLMLHEGVNKNRISMERLVETCSTNTAKRFGLYPRKGALVEGADADMLIVDLDKEVHVDSEWLEGLGNDWCSAYDRTLRGSPSHVITSGKVVVEDDEILTEKGIGEYLPRGPSGVDAA; this comes from the coding sequence ATGCCAGCAGATTTGAGGATTGTTAACAGCCGTGTCGTCACGCCGGCCGGAACGATAAGCGGAGGCGTAGCGGTCGAAGACGGCAAGATCACCGCGGTGGGATCCAAGGAAACGCTCCCGGAGGCCGACGAGGAGATTGACGCGGAGCAGAACCACCTGATTCCGGGGATCATCTGCCCGCACAACCACATGGGTCTCTCGGCGGGTTACGAGAACGACTACCATACCCAATTCGAGCTAGACATGGAGACCGAGACCCGCGCCTGCCTCAAGGGCGGCGTGACCTCGTTCTTTACCTTCCTCCTTCAGGAGGAGCCGTACATGTCGGACATGGACTTCTTCGTCAACACCGGCGAGGAGCAGTCGTACATCGACTTCGGCTTCCACGCGATCATCCACCAGGACCACCATGTCGAGGAGATCGAACAACTCGCGGACGACGCGGGAATTCGCTCGTTCAAGCTCTTCTTCAACATGTACAAGAAGTCTGCGCCGGAGCTGGGAATCGGCCACTCCGACGCCGGTCGAGTGTACGAAGTCTTCCGGAAGACGTCGGACATGGGCGGTGCAGTCGTGATGTTCCACGCGGAGAACGACGACCTGCTCCAGAAGACGATCCCCCAGGTCCGAGACGAGGAGGGGCGTGACAGCCTGCGGGCGTGGGCCGACAGCTCCCCGGGCATCGCGCAGGCGATGCAGGTTGAGCAGATTGGCATGCTGTGCGAAGAGACCGACGCCACTGCGTACGTCGTTCACAACAGCGCCAAAGAGACGATCCCCGTCCTCGAGAAGTACCAGAACCGCGGGGTCCAACTCTACGGAGAGACGCTCCCCTCCTTCCTCGCGAACCACTGTGAGGACGAGGACGTCGGGCTGTGGGGGAAAATCTCCCCACCAATCCGGTACAAGGAGGACCAGGAGGCGCTGTGGGCAGGTCTCCGAACAGGCGCACTCCAGCACGTCGGAACCGACCACTGTCCATATCCGAGAGAGTTCAAGGGCGAAAGGAACGGCAGCTTCTGGGAGGGCCCGCCGGGCGACCAGGGCTTGCAGACGTTCCTGCCTCTGATGCTCCACGAAGGCGTCAACAAGAACCGCATCAGCATGGAGCGACTCGTCGAGACGTGTTCGACGAACACGGCGAAGCGCTTCGGACTGTACCCCCGGAAGGGCGCACTCGTCGAGGGTGCGGACGCGGACATGCTGATCGTCGACCTCGACAAGGAGGTTCACGTCGACTCCGAGTGGCTCGAGGGCCTGGGTAACGACTGGTGTTCGGCGTACGACCGGACTCTTCGTGGATCGCCGAGCCACGTCATCACGAGCGGCAAAGTGGTCGTCGAAGACGACGAGATTCTCACGGAGAAGGGAATCGGCGAATACCTCCCCCGGGGACCGAGTGGCGTCGACGCAGCGTAA
- the gdhB gene encoding glutamate dehydrogenase GdhB: MATHSSTAQADRESVEYESALQTARRQLARAASLLDIDSNIVERLKYPAKIHEVTVPIERDDGTVEVFTGYRAQHDSVRGPYKGGLRYHPSVTRDECIGLSMWMTWKCAVMDIPFGGAKGGIVVNPKDLSPGERERLTRRFTQEMRDAIGPNRDIPAPDMGTDAQTMAWIMDAYSMQEGETTPGVVTGKPPVIGGSYGREEAPGRSVAIITRLACDYYDMPLSDTSVAVQGFGSVGANAARLLDSWGANVVAVSDVNGAIYDPDGLDVAEIPSHDEEPEAVTRDVEGLLSNDELLELDVDVLIPAAVGNVITETNANAIQADIIVEGANGPTTSGGDAILDEREIPVIPDILANAGGVTVSYFEWLQDINRRAWSLERVNEELASEMETAWDDVRSEVDSRGVTWRDAAYIVALSRIAKAHESRGLWP, encoded by the coding sequence ATGGCGACCCACTCATCCACCGCGCAGGCTGACCGCGAATCGGTCGAATATGAATCGGCTCTCCAGACCGCCCGCCGACAGCTCGCCCGTGCAGCGAGTCTCCTCGATATCGATTCGAACATCGTCGAGCGATTGAAGTACCCCGCGAAAATCCACGAGGTGACCGTCCCGATAGAGCGCGACGACGGCACCGTCGAGGTGTTCACGGGATACAGAGCCCAACACGACAGCGTCAGAGGGCCGTACAAGGGCGGGCTCAGATACCACCCGAGCGTTACCCGCGACGAGTGTATTGGCCTGTCGATGTGGATGACGTGGAAGTGCGCCGTGATGGATATCCCATTCGGTGGTGCGAAAGGCGGCATCGTCGTCAACCCAAAGGACCTGAGCCCCGGCGAACGAGAGCGCCTGACCCGTCGGTTCACCCAGGAGATGCGGGATGCGATAGGCCCCAATCGCGACATTCCTGCGCCGGACATGGGCACCGACGCCCAGACGATGGCGTGGATTATGGACGCCTATTCGATGCAAGAAGGCGAGACCACGCCCGGCGTCGTCACCGGCAAGCCACCGGTCATCGGCGGCTCGTACGGCCGCGAAGAAGCACCTGGCCGCTCCGTCGCCATCATCACCCGTCTCGCGTGTGACTACTACGACATGCCACTTTCTGATACGTCGGTTGCCGTCCAAGGGTTCGGGTCGGTCGGCGCGAACGCCGCCCGCCTGCTCGATTCGTGGGGCGCGAACGTCGTCGCCGTGAGCGACGTAAACGGCGCAATCTACGACCCGGACGGCCTCGACGTCGCGGAAATCCCCTCTCACGACGAAGAACCAGAGGCCGTCACGCGCGACGTGGAAGGCCTGCTCTCGAACGATGAATTGCTCGAACTCGACGTGGATGTGCTCATTCCTGCCGCCGTTGGCAACGTCATCACCGAAACCAACGCGAACGCCATCCAGGCCGACATCATCGTCGAGGGTGCAAACGGCCCGACGACGTCGGGCGGCGACGCGATTCTCGACGAGCGAGAAATTCCCGTCATCCCCGACATTCTCGCGAATGCGGGCGGCGTCACCGTCTCCTACTTCGAGTGGCTCCAGGACATCAACCGCCGTGCGTGGTCACTCGAACGGGTCAACGAGGAACTCGCCTCGGAGATGGAGACCGCGTGGGACGACGTTCGCTCCGAAGTCGATTCACGCGGCGTGACCTGGCGCGACGCGGCCTACATCGTCGCCCTCTCTCGCATCGCCAAAGCACACGAGTCGCGCGGCCTCTGGCCGTAA
- a CDS encoding ATPase, which translates to MKLLVAGSDQVDAGKTTFSVGLLRYIDGVGFKPRAGNDHWFDHDDYLKAVSEGRLYGKDARRLAEASVADVTPEDINPVHRLWRPAPGGGAGLLGRHDREFVCDRAGDAMVVNATAEMPPEVRAQLTDAIEISTVEELNEVMGDHHLPALEACAAQVENEDRVVVESYADIARPLREFEPDAVAVVEPARARIYEGSRYTKACAVAGNSPREGQLEEVVDAVVDLIEPRASVGLPALDSETRTDPDAVCDAYEVAYEALCGLALD; encoded by the coding sequence ATGAAGCTGCTCGTTGCCGGAAGCGACCAAGTCGATGCTGGCAAGACCACCTTCTCAGTCGGCCTGCTCCGGTACATCGACGGGGTGGGCTTCAAGCCACGTGCGGGCAACGACCACTGGTTCGACCACGACGATTATCTCAAAGCGGTTAGTGAAGGGCGGCTCTACGGCAAGGATGCCCGACGATTGGCCGAAGCGAGTGTGGCAGACGTCACACCGGAGGACATCAATCCAGTTCACCGCCTCTGGCGACCCGCTCCCGGCGGCGGCGCGGGACTGCTCGGCCGCCACGACCGCGAGTTCGTCTGTGATCGCGCCGGTGACGCGATGGTCGTCAACGCGACCGCCGAAATGCCGCCCGAGGTGAGAGCACAACTCACCGACGCCATCGAAATTTCGACCGTCGAAGAACTGAACGAGGTAATGGGGGACCACCACCTGCCCGCCCTCGAAGCCTGCGCAGCGCAGGTTGAAAATGAAGACCGCGTCGTGGTTGAGTCCTACGCCGACATCGCCCGCCCACTCCGTGAGTTTGAACCGGACGCGGTGGCCGTCGTGGAACCTGCGCGAGCGCGCATCTACGAAGGCAGTCGCTACACGAAAGCCTGCGCCGTTGCGGGAAACAGTCCGCGTGAGGGTCAGCTAGAAGAAGTTGTGGACGCGGTCGTAGACCTCATCGAGCCGCGAGCGAGCGTGGGGCTTCCCGCACTGGACTCAGAAACGCGAACCGACCCTGATGCGGTCTGTGATGCCTACGAAGTCGCCTACGAGGCGCTCTGTGGGCTCGCGCTCGACTAG
- a CDS encoding zinc ribbon domain-containing protein, which produces MSPPTDDDSGCLKCGHDEVSTDKIATSGTGLSKMFDIQNRTFQTITCTNCGYTEIYRGQSKGNMLDLFLG; this is translated from the coding sequence ATGAGTCCTCCAACAGACGACGACAGTGGCTGTCTCAAATGCGGTCACGACGAAGTCTCGACCGACAAAATCGCCACCTCTGGGACGGGACTATCGAAAATGTTCGACATCCAGAATCGGACGTTCCAGACGATTACGTGTACGAACTGTGGCTACACGGAAATCTATCGTGGACAGTCGAAAGGCAATATGCTCGACCTGTTCCTCGGCTAG
- a CDS encoding MBL fold metallo-hydrolase, translating to MISNLAQGVQAFTSNVFLVTGERTVIVDPGSGFDVVEKIEARTDSLDAIVLTHTHPDHVGNVTAVKNAFDVDVWGYDPDSPFVDHAIEDEASVKIGDDTYTALHTPGHKNDHLCFYSKGARTLFAGDLVFQNGSFGRTDLPEGDREVLIKSINRLIATVAPDLAVMHVGHGPSITSNPYDDIELSARMARMTG from the coding sequence ATGATATCAAATCTCGCACAGGGCGTCCAAGCCTTCACGAGTAACGTCTTTCTCGTGACCGGCGAGCGCACCGTCATCGTTGACCCCGGTAGTGGCTTCGACGTGGTCGAAAAAATCGAAGCCCGGACTGACTCCCTCGACGCCATCGTACTCACGCACACGCACCCTGACCACGTTGGCAACGTCACCGCCGTGAAAAACGCATTCGACGTGGACGTGTGGGGATACGACCCGGATTCACCGTTTGTAGACCACGCCATCGAAGACGAAGCGTCGGTGAAAATCGGGGACGACACCTACACTGCGCTTCACACGCCCGGCCACAAAAACGACCATCTCTGCTTCTACTCGAAGGGTGCGCGCACCCTCTTTGCGGGCGACCTCGTGTTCCAAAACGGGAGTTTCGGTCGCACCGACCTGCCAGAAGGCGACCGCGAGGTGCTCATAAAGAGCATCAACCGCCTCATCGCAACCGTTGCCCCCGATTTAGCAGTGATGCACGTCGGCCACGGCCCGAGCATCACGAGCAACCCCTACGACGACATCGAACTCAGCGCCCGCATGGCGCGGATGACGGGCTAA
- a CDS encoding bacterio-opsin activator domain-containing protein — protein sequence MVAPSHRLRSTHLLLVGETEWVSAFTSLLDSQTDATVSSVPDAASALDAVSDGAVDCLLCEQLLEAESGLDLLHELRERTTTLPVFLCTSEGSETLASEAISAGVTEYIPVDGDIADRFDDLVARIDHHIRTARRSITQRDRARQFDAIFHDERTATWVLDTDGTVVRANEMARDATEDSVATMVDQPFWSLSWWAADATTRADVEHIVETARGGSFANAVIMRSTPRDGSAVVDLSARPVFSGRGELASIVVEGVDISERVNLERDLRRSEELHRVTLNNMTDTVLMTDDNGEYTYVCPNAHFIFGYTDAEIRELGTIDDLLGASLFDRDELAEAGVLKNIECTATDKQGREHTLLVNVREVSIQDGTMLYSCRDITKRKQREEALATLQELARDFLYAETHHEIAHHVVADAAGVLDMDASAVYLFDADENELAPTAFSDSLERLHGTLTSVGADGSGLVSYSFLEAESLFFDDVHESALLDHPATDLRSTAYIPLGDHGVFFCGSPTVGRFDAVTRELADLLAATAEAALDRVSRESRLREQDRELQRRNSQLTALNRINEIIREIDQALVQAETRTEIDHAVCDRLTADDRFSFAWIGVADSISNTLEPRAWAGEEQGYLDSIPFSMKDADGDPAGRTAATRAVTMVGNVAARLRDEPWRKEALSREYLSVISVPLAYDEFTYGVLTVYANSQDAFDETSQAVLAELGETIASATSAIERKNALLTTSVTRLEFDVADPAFVLSRLARDVGCSITFQGGVQQTDAGTYVFITVEGADVEAVEATANRLIAIDDVQRISASGPQGVLRLRLSQPFLALELADHGAVLRSASFSPETATVVIDVPDSVDVRHITQLVADSFADIELRSKKTVAREDTQNLYAKFLGQLTDRQLEVIQTAYYSGFFESPRARTGEEIAETLGISPPAFYKHARVVQRKLFTTLFEDIGVPTAPST from the coding sequence ATGGTGGCTCCGTCTCATCGACTTCGTTCTACACACCTGTTGCTCGTCGGCGAAACCGAATGGGTGTCCGCGTTCACATCGTTGCTGGACAGCCAAACTGACGCCACCGTTTCGTCGGTTCCTGATGCGGCATCAGCCCTCGACGCCGTCAGCGACGGCGCTGTCGATTGTCTTCTCTGTGAACAGCTTCTCGAAGCCGAATCGGGGCTGGACCTCCTTCACGAACTTCGCGAACGAACCACGACGCTCCCTGTATTCCTCTGTACCAGCGAGGGGAGCGAGACACTCGCGAGCGAGGCGATTTCCGCCGGTGTCACCGAGTACATCCCCGTGGATGGCGACATCGCAGACCGCTTTGACGACCTCGTGGCGCGAATCGACCACCACATTCGAACTGCTCGGCGGTCGATAACCCAGCGCGACAGAGCACGCCAGTTTGACGCAATTTTCCACGACGAGCGGACGGCGACGTGGGTTCTCGACACCGACGGGACGGTCGTCCGCGCGAACGAGATGGCCCGAGACGCGACCGAGGATTCGGTCGCTACCATGGTCGACCAGCCGTTCTGGTCGCTCTCGTGGTGGGCAGCGGACGCTACCACGCGGGCCGACGTCGAGCATATCGTCGAGACGGCGCGCGGCGGTTCGTTTGCGAATGCGGTGATTATGCGTTCGACACCCCGAGACGGGAGCGCTGTTGTTGACCTCTCCGCGCGGCCGGTGTTCTCTGGGCGGGGCGAACTCGCGTCCATCGTGGTCGAAGGCGTCGATATCAGCGAACGTGTGAACCTCGAACGAGACCTTCGACGGTCGGAGGAACTCCATCGAGTCACGCTTAACAATATGACAGACACGGTTCTCATGACCGATGACAACGGCGAGTACACCTACGTCTGTCCGAACGCCCACTTCATCTTCGGATACACCGACGCGGAGATTCGCGAGTTGGGAACCATCGACGACCTGCTCGGAGCGAGCCTCTTCGATCGCGACGAACTCGCGGAGGCGGGCGTGTTGAAGAACATCGAATGTACCGCCACGGATAAACAGGGTCGAGAGCACACCCTGCTGGTCAACGTCCGCGAAGTCTCGATTCAAGACGGGACGATGCTGTACAGTTGTCGTGATATCACGAAGCGCAAGCAGCGAGAGGAGGCGCTCGCGACCTTACAGGAGCTGGCGCGTGACTTCCTGTACGCGGAGACTCACCACGAAATCGCCCACCACGTCGTTGCGGACGCAGCGGGCGTCCTCGACATGGACGCGAGCGCCGTCTACCTGTTCGACGCGGACGAAAACGAACTCGCTCCGACCGCCTTCTCAGACTCTCTCGAACGACTTCACGGCACGCTCACCAGCGTCGGGGCGGACGGGTCGGGACTCGTGAGCTATAGTTTTCTCGAAGCCGAGTCGCTCTTTTTCGACGACGTCCACGAATCGGCCCTCCTCGACCACCCGGCGACCGACCTTCGGAGTACGGCCTACATCCCGCTTGGCGACCACGGCGTGTTTTTCTGTGGATCCCCCACCGTGGGTCGGTTCGACGCGGTGACACGGGAACTCGCAGACCTGCTCGCGGCGACCGCAGAGGCGGCTCTCGACCGAGTTTCTCGCGAGAGCAGGTTGCGCGAACAGGACCGCGAACTCCAGCGACGCAACAGCCAACTCACCGCACTCAACCGCATCAACGAAATCATCCGCGAAATCGACCAGGCACTCGTGCAGGCAGAGACTCGCACAGAAATCGACCACGCGGTTTGCGACCGCCTCACCGCAGACGACCGTTTCTCGTTCGCCTGGATTGGCGTCGCCGACTCGATTTCTAATACCCTCGAGCCGCGGGCCTGGGCGGGCGAAGAGCAGGGATATCTCGACAGCATCCCGTTCTCGATGAAAGACGCAGACGGTGACCCGGCGGGCCGAACCGCCGCCACCAGAGCGGTCACGATGGTCGGAAACGTCGCCGCCAGACTCAGAGACGAACCGTGGCGAAAGGAGGCGCTCTCTCGGGAGTACCTCTCGGTGATTAGCGTCCCGCTCGCGTACGACGAGTTCACGTACGGTGTCCTGACTGTCTACGCGAATTCCCAGGATGCCTTCGACGAGACATCACAGGCGGTGCTCGCGGAACTCGGTGAAACGATCGCGTCTGCGACGAGTGCCATTGAGCGAAAGAACGCCCTCCTCACCACCTCGGTCACGCGCCTCGAATTTGACGTCGCAGACCCGGCATTCGTCCTCTCGCGGTTGGCCCGGGACGTCGGGTGTTCGATTACGTTCCAAGGTGGGGTTCAGCAGACAGACGCGGGAACGTACGTGTTCATCACGGTCGAGGGGGCCGACGTCGAGGCCGTAGAAGCGACAGCGAACCGATTGATTGCCATCGACGACGTCCAGCGGATAAGTGCAAGCGGACCTCAGGGTGTGCTTCGCCTTCGCCTCTCACAGCCGTTCCTCGCCCTCGAACTGGCAGATCACGGGGCGGTGCTCCGGAGTGCGTCGTTCAGTCCCGAAACGGCGACGGTGGTCATCGACGTTCCAGACAGTGTTGACGTTCGGCACATCACGCAACTCGTCGCCGATTCCTTTGCCGACATCGAGTTACGCTCGAAGAAGACGGTCGCCCGCGAGGATACTCAGAACCTGTACGCGAAGTTCCTCGGCCAACTCACCGACCGGCAACTCGAGGTTATTCAAACAGCGTACTACAGCGGGTTTTTCGAATCGCCGCGTGCGCGCACCGGCGAAGAGATAGCCGAAACCCTCGGTATCTCCCCACCCGCGTTCTACAAACACGCCCGAGTCGTCCAGCGCAAACTCTTTACGACCCTGTTCGAGGACATCGGGGTTCCCACCGCGCCATCGACCTGA
- the thyX gene encoding FAD-dependent thymidylate synthase, whose protein sequence is MQVRLLESTDDPEELICKAARNDYMADFVGDTAFEDIMATVKGDSLEDKQRTLISHLLNHGHFGPFEHVQATFAVEGISRSCMAQLTRHRHVSFDVQSMRYVAFDDVDIDDVAAGEMVVWPPSATDKNWVGRNQKTGDVSDEMMEKREQLFRDSVTNSVETYQELLDLGMPPEDARFVLPIGTEVNLVMSMNVRMLMHVADMRAAADSQWEIRELTNKVLDLATEWCPITFEYYNEKMKGRKNRLAP, encoded by the coding sequence ATGCAAGTTCGGCTTCTCGAATCCACGGACGACCCTGAGGAACTCATCTGTAAGGCGGCGCGAAACGACTACATGGCCGATTTCGTCGGAGACACCGCCTTTGAGGACATCATGGCCACGGTCAAAGGCGACAGCCTCGAAGACAAACAGCGCACCCTCATCAGCCACCTCCTGAATCACGGTCACTTCGGCCCGTTCGAACACGTCCAAGCGACGTTCGCCGTCGAAGGAATTAGCCGGTCGTGTATGGCACAACTCACGCGCCACCGACACGTCTCATTCGACGTGCAATCGATGCGCTACGTCGCGTTCGACGACGTGGACATCGACGATGTTGCCGCAGGCGAGATGGTCGTCTGGCCACCGTCTGCGACTGACAAAAACTGGGTCGGCCGCAACCAGAAAACGGGCGACGTGAGCGATGAGATGATGGAAAAGCGCGAACAGCTGTTCCGCGACTCGGTCACGAACTCCGTCGAGACGTATCAGGAGCTTCTCGACCTCGGGATGCCACCCGAAGACGCACGCTTCGTCCTCCCCATCGGTACCGAAGTCAACCTCGTGATGTCGATGAACGTTCGGATGCTCATGCACGTCGCGGACATGCGCGCCGCCGCAGACAGCCAGTGGGAAATCCGCGAGCTCACGAACAAGGTGTTAGACCTCGCCACAGAGTGGTGTCCGATTACCTTCGAATACTACAACGAGAAGATGAAGGGACGGAAGAACCGTCTCGCACCGTAG
- a CDS encoding rubrerythrin-like domain-containing protein — MRDIPYDPTEKSAYECFACGTIERAASNPGPCSDCGNEMRSRNTPIE, encoded by the coding sequence ATGAGAGATATTCCCTACGACCCGACGGAAAAATCGGCCTACGAGTGTTTCGCGTGTGGAACCATCGAACGTGCAGCATCGAACCCCGGCCCGTGTTCGGACTGCGGAAACGAGATGCGAAGTCGGAACACCCCAATCGAGTAA
- a CDS encoding transcriptional regulator: protein MDSAIADIEFLARSTHRVGVLEALETSPRDRADLKAVTGASSPTMGRILSDFEHRRWIVRAGRTYELTPLGEFVADRFLNLCEAMETEHKLRDVWQWLPREMEGFSVELFADAVVSVPGPGYPYEPVERLTHLIQETTRMRGFDTIVQKSINNEAVCDAVLDGMELEYVFSPTALEGTYAWNPERVRAVATSENCTVFVHDNLPDGDRCGIGIVDDRVGICCHDRTTGALVAIIDTDSPAAREWAISVYEGVRADASPVEATAFETFIEAN, encoded by the coding sequence ATGGACTCTGCAATAGCCGACATCGAGTTTCTTGCTCGGTCAACACATCGCGTCGGCGTGCTCGAAGCGTTGGAGACGAGTCCGCGCGACCGCGCCGACCTCAAAGCCGTGACGGGCGCTTCGTCACCGACCATGGGGCGTATCCTTTCGGACTTCGAACACAGACGGTGGATTGTCCGTGCGGGACGCACCTACGAACTGACGCCGTTGGGTGAGTTCGTCGCAGACCGCTTTCTGAACCTTTGTGAGGCGATGGAGACCGAGCACAAACTCCGTGACGTCTGGCAGTGGCTTCCCCGCGAGATGGAAGGCTTTAGCGTCGAGCTCTTCGCCGACGCGGTGGTCTCCGTCCCCGGGCCCGGCTATCCATACGAACCCGTTGAACGACTCACACACCTGATACAGGAAACGACCCGCATGCGCGGATTCGACACAATCGTCCAGAAGTCGATCAACAACGAGGCGGTCTGTGATGCCGTCCTCGACGGCATGGAACTCGAATACGTGTTCTCACCGACCGCGCTCGAAGGGACGTATGCGTGGAATCCAGAACGGGTGCGGGCGGTCGCAACCAGCGAAAACTGCACGGTGTTCGTCCACGACAACCTTCCCGATGGCGACCGCTGTGGCATCGGCATCGTCGACGACCGTGTGGGCATCTGCTGTCATGATCGCACTACGGGTGCACTGGTAGCCATTATCGACACCGACTCGCCTGCGGCCAGAGAGTGGGCCATCTCCGTTTACGAAGGTGTCCGAGCAGACGCGAGCCCCGTCGAAGCGACCGCGTTCGAAACCTTCATCGAAGCGAACTAG